A stretch of Desulfobacter hydrogenophilus DNA encodes these proteins:
- the ribB gene encoding 3,4-dihydroxy-2-butanone-4-phosphate synthase, whose product MNQNPLKQFGNSQQRLQAGLEALRRGSGVLVADDENRENEVDLIFGAHSLKVDQMAMLIRECSGIVCLCLPQSKVANLNLFPMVKNNTSQYQTAFTVSIEAANGVTTGVSAQDRLTTIQAAIDDDAAPEDLNCPGHIFPLQAKPGGVLERAGHTEATVDLMGLAGLPPYGVLCELTNPDGTMARLPKAAQFAMVNGFTMLTVQDIINYKRGVQSVKAS is encoded by the coding sequence ATGAATCAGAATCCTTTAAAACAATTTGGAAATTCCCAGCAGCGTTTACAGGCCGGACTTGAAGCACTTCGCCGAGGCTCTGGCGTTTTGGTCGCCGACGATGAAAACCGGGAAAATGAAGTGGATCTCATTTTCGGGGCACACAGCCTTAAAGTGGATCAGATGGCTATGCTGATCAGGGAATGCAGCGGCATTGTCTGTCTGTGTCTTCCCCAGAGCAAGGTTGCAAACTTAAATCTTTTCCCAATGGTAAAAAACAACACAAGCCAATACCAGACCGCCTTCACAGTATCCATTGAAGCGGCCAACGGTGTCACAACAGGCGTTTCTGCCCAGGATCGGTTAACAACCATTCAGGCAGCCATTGACGACGATGCAGCACCGGAAGATCTCAATTGCCCCGGCCATATTTTTCCGTTACAGGCAAAACCCGGGGGCGTCCTTGAACGCGCTGGCCATACCGAGGCCACAGTTGATCTTATGGGCCTGGCAGGATTACCTCCATACGGGGTGTTGTGTGAACTTACAAATCCTGACGGAACCATGGCCAGGCTCCCTAAAGCTGCACAATTTGCTATGGTCAACGGTTTTACAATGCTCACGGTTCAAGATATTATAAATTACAAACGTGGGGTACAAAGCGTTAAAGCTTCATAA
- a CDS encoding recombinase family protein, with translation MNDFLKNLRTTGKKESASVKKNMDTNYFTPGERRMSKERRPSAFNRSNSIPEKEARKQEIQDLIPVIAENTTQLVKEIGRMAEVSEMIMESQMRQQNAMADFFESLKTFMANKQGPDDMPIATTSYASGTHYTKDDIISTINRMRDQGATFSTIAEYLRDKGIPTFSGRGQWHAQTIHRLCK, from the coding sequence TTGAACGATTTTTTAAAAAATCTGAGAACTACCGGTAAAAAAGAAAGTGCGTCCGTTAAAAAAAATATGGATACCAACTACTTTACGCCTGGAGAACGGCGTATGTCAAAAGAAAGACGACCCTCTGCCTTTAACCGATCAAATTCCATTCCGGAAAAAGAAGCAAGGAAACAGGAAATCCAGGATTTGATCCCGGTTATTGCCGAAAACACCACGCAGCTGGTCAAAGAAATTGGTCGTATGGCAGAGGTAAGCGAGATGATCATGGAATCCCAGATGCGCCAGCAAAATGCAATGGCTGATTTTTTTGAGTCTTTAAAAACGTTTATGGCAAATAAGCAAGGCCCGGATGACATGCCAATAGCAACAACCAGCTATGCCTCAGGCACCCATTACACCAAAGATGACATCATCTCCACCATTAACAGGATGCGGGACCAGGGTGCCACATTTTCCACGATTGCTGAATATTTAAGAGATAAAGGTATTCCGACCTTTTCCGGCAGGGGGCAGTGGCATGCCCAGACCATCCATAGGCTTTGCAAATAG
- a CDS encoding bifunctional acetyl-CoA hydrolase/transferase family protein/GNAT family N-acetyltransferase produces MTKAIYWADSYVDKRCSAQEALKHIRPGQRVFIGSSCAEPQHLVKELSDISARFTDLEIVRLLSIESGPLTLIANEPHSQQFNIRSFYLGSCGPSIIKKNQRFITPANLSQIPHLFKSGLMPLNAALIQASPPDDFGWMSLGISVDINLSACETADIVICQINPQMPRVLGRSFIHVNDVDFIVDHEEPLLTIQPRPEHESDNTIAKHISRLIEDGSTIQTSLSLTTEAVMLALSGKNDIGIHSQYLSDAIMHLFSIGVITNKKKGFNNGKLVASAAVGSALLYEFIDDNPSIEFYPSDYTNNPGIIGRHNKMVTLNTAMAIDLTGQVAADALPFNNYTGINGLLDFTRGAAMSEGGKSILMMTSTMDHGQKSRIVPRLEDLAVVVPRGDVQFVATEYGLVNLFGKTLQERVMALVSIAHPDFRDELFAAAKDMGLINSDRKFKEAIKGVYPLKYEETIVIKDIPITFRPAKPTDERFIQEHYYTMNRGDIVSRFFHEKKSFAYDQIETTYEIDYINDLTIVATIGELGFEKIIAVGEYFRNTIINMAEVAYSVSKEYQGMGIAEILQKKLNQAAIDNGIKGLIAYTSPQNKGMISLFHKQPYKITTEKNEDMLILSCVFNEPKEDDDGDGGKALGDAILSMG; encoded by the coding sequence ATGACAAAAGCCATTTACTGGGCAGATTCCTACGTAGATAAACGTTGCAGTGCCCAGGAGGCCCTGAAACATATCCGGCCTGGTCAACGTGTATTTATAGGCTCATCCTGCGCTGAACCCCAGCATCTAGTCAAAGAGTTATCCGATATTTCTGCAAGATTCACTGATCTCGAAATTGTTCGCCTGCTCAGCATTGAAAGTGGACCGCTGACGCTTATCGCTAATGAGCCCCACTCTCAGCAGTTCAATATCAGATCCTTTTATTTAGGATCCTGTGGTCCAAGTATTATCAAAAAAAATCAAAGATTTATTACGCCTGCGAACCTGTCTCAGATCCCGCACCTGTTCAAATCAGGGCTTATGCCCTTGAATGCAGCGCTGATCCAGGCCTCGCCGCCCGATGACTTTGGGTGGATGAGTCTCGGCATTTCCGTGGATATCAATCTTTCGGCCTGCGAAACCGCTGATATTGTTATATGCCAGATTAACCCCCAAATGCCCCGGGTCCTGGGCAGAAGCTTTATCCATGTCAATGATGTTGATTTTATTGTGGACCATGAAGAACCGCTGTTAACCATCCAACCACGGCCTGAACATGAATCAGACAATACCATTGCCAAACATATTTCACGTCTCATTGAAGACGGTTCAACCATCCAGACAAGTCTTAGTTTAACCACTGAGGCGGTTATGTTGGCTTTATCCGGTAAAAATGATATTGGAATTCATTCACAATACCTGTCAGATGCAATCATGCATCTTTTCTCCATTGGAGTGATCACGAACAAAAAGAAAGGGTTTAATAACGGCAAACTGGTGGCCAGCGCAGCCGTAGGCTCCGCCCTGCTCTATGAGTTTATTGACGACAATCCGTCCATTGAATTTTACCCATCGGATTATACCAACAACCCGGGAATCATCGGTCGCCACAATAAAATGGTTACTCTGAACACGGCCATGGCCATTGATCTAACCGGCCAGGTGGCAGCCGATGCCCTGCCGTTTAACAACTACACAGGGATTAATGGTTTGCTTGATTTCACCCGGGGGGCAGCCATGTCCGAAGGTGGAAAATCCATTCTCATGATGACCTCCACCATGGATCACGGGCAAAAAAGCCGAATAGTTCCCCGTTTAGAAGACCTCGCTGTGGTGGTTCCCAGGGGAGATGTTCAGTTTGTGGCAACAGAATACGGGCTGGTGAATCTTTTCGGCAAAACACTTCAGGAGCGGGTCATGGCTCTGGTATCCATTGCCCATCCGGATTTCAGGGATGAACTGTTTGCCGCAGCCAAGGACATGGGCCTGATTAACAGTGACCGCAAATTTAAAGAGGCCATTAAAGGCGTCTACCCGCTTAAATATGAAGAAACCATTGTTATAAAAGACATTCCCATTACATTCAGACCGGCAAAGCCGACGGATGAACGGTTTATCCAGGAGCACTATTACACCATGAATCGCGGAGATATAGTCTCCAGGTTCTTTCATGAGAAAAAAAGTTTTGCCTATGACCAAATTGAAACCACCTATGAAATTGATTATATCAATGACCTGACCATCGTCGCTACGATAGGTGAACTGGGATTTGAAAAAATTATTGCCGTAGGCGAGTATTTCAGAAACACGATTATCAACATGGCCGAAGTTGCTTATTCCGTATCAAAAGAATACCAGGGCATGGGAATTGCCGAAATTTTGCAGAAAAAACTCAATCAAGCGGCCATTGACAATGGTATTAAAGGACTGATCGCCTATACTTCTCCACAGAACAAAGGCATGATCAGTCTTTTTCACAAACAGCCATATAAAATCACGACAGAAAAAAATGAGGATATGCTTATTTTAAGCTGCGTGTTCAATGAACCGAAAGAAGATGATGACGGCGATGGCGGCAAAGCTTTGGGAGATGCCATTCTATCCATGGGTTAA
- the rlmD gene encoding 23S rRNA (uracil(1939)-C(5))-methyltransferase RlmD: MPVKKRKTYELDIIDLAFGGKGLAKPDGFPVFVDRCVPGDRVFVKIFKKKKSWAEGRLINIVNPSPLRQEARCEYNRFCGGCKWQQLPYERQLEYKKRHVVESLAHIGRLKDVRVMDVVPSDYIYEYRNKMEFSCSSMRWLMPEELADDSIKKGFGIGLHVPGTFDKVIDIHNCHIMPALGNDILETIRAFVAESGLAAYHLRKHEGFWRFVMLRHSVARDQWMVNLVTSEENSDVIKALSKQLVKKFSQISCIVNNITDARSGVSTGKEEILIHGEDHLIEKLGGYQFKISANSFFQTNTRACEKLYTKVSEYAGLDGSQTVLDLYSGTGTIPIWLSGQAKQIYGIEIVHSAVVDARENVSLNGIDNCTFLEGDIKDVFKQVPEKPDVIIIDPPRVGMHKDVVGHVLAHSPGKIVYVSCNPATLARDLEMLASRYAVLEVTPVDMFPHTYHIESVALLVKKN; the protein is encoded by the coding sequence ATGCCCGTTAAAAAAAGAAAAACCTACGAACTTGACATCATTGACCTTGCCTTTGGGGGAAAGGGTCTGGCCAAACCCGACGGGTTTCCCGTGTTTGTGGATCGTTGTGTTCCCGGAGACCGGGTTTTTGTAAAGATTTTTAAAAAAAAGAAATCCTGGGCCGAAGGACGGCTGATTAATATCGTCAACCCGTCACCCCTGCGCCAGGAGGCAAGATGCGAGTATAACCGGTTTTGCGGGGGCTGTAAATGGCAGCAGCTGCCTTACGAGCGTCAGCTTGAATACAAGAAGCGGCATGTTGTCGAATCTCTGGCACACATCGGGCGCTTAAAGGATGTCCGGGTCATGGATGTTGTGCCCTCGGATTATATTTACGAATACCGAAATAAAATGGAGTTTTCCTGTTCTTCAATGCGCTGGCTCATGCCCGAGGAACTGGCTGATGATTCCATTAAAAAGGGCTTTGGCATTGGACTGCATGTACCCGGCACCTTTGACAAGGTGATTGACATTCATAACTGTCATATTATGCCGGCCCTGGGCAATGACATTTTAGAGACCATCCGTGCCTTTGTGGCCGAATCCGGGCTTGCTGCATATCATCTGCGTAAGCACGAAGGATTCTGGCGCTTTGTCATGCTAAGGCATTCCGTGGCCCGGGACCAGTGGATGGTCAATCTGGTGACCAGTGAAGAAAACTCTGACGTCATTAAAGCCTTAAGCAAACAGCTTGTGAAAAAATTCAGTCAGATAAGCTGTATTGTCAATAATATTACGGATGCCCGATCCGGGGTCTCCACGGGCAAGGAAGAAATTCTTATCCACGGCGAAGATCATCTGATCGAAAAGCTCGGGGGGTATCAGTTTAAGATTTCGGCAAACTCTTTTTTCCAGACAAATACCCGGGCTTGTGAAAAGCTGTATACCAAAGTCAGTGAATATGCAGGTCTTGACGGATCCCAGACGGTTCTGGATCTGTATTCAGGCACCGGAACCATTCCTATTTGGCTTTCCGGCCAGGCAAAGCAAATATACGGGATTGAAATTGTTCATTCTGCTGTGGTCGACGCAAGAGAAAATGTAAGTTTGAACGGTATTGATAACTGCACTTTTCTGGAAGGGGACATCAAGGACGTTTTTAAACAGGTGCCCGAAAAGCCGGATGTCATCATCATTGATCCGCCTAGGGTGGGGATGCACAAAGATGTGGTGGGACATGTGTTGGCCCATTCTCCCGGCAAAATTGTCTACGTCTCATGCAATCCTGCAACCCTTGCCAGGGATCTTGAAATGCTTGCATCGCGTTACGCCGTGCTGGAAGTAACACCTGTGGATATGTTCCCCCACACCTATCATATTGAATCCGTGGCGTTGCTTGTAAAAAAAAACTAA
- a CDS encoding alpha/beta hydrolase, giving the protein MKTNFTVDGFTLKGTLHLPPCPMPPLVVGSHGLEGSRNSAKQMLLSKVLPANNIAFFRFDHRGCGDSQGSFIKDTSIEKRARDFCAAVGHVLGMGVTSNRIALFGSSMGGATCIKAWHDLERAGFRIQGAVLCAAPVNTRTMKRIPLTGDDNRPALSLDFFKENLLYDLSDQAKALHHVMIFHGCADEVVPVENADILYAAMHPPKEMILHDGGDHQMKKRAHQQDFELKMTAWYKSVFNL; this is encoded by the coding sequence ATGAAAACAAATTTTACAGTTGATGGATTCACCCTGAAAGGTACTCTTCATCTTCCCCCATGCCCTATGCCCCCCCTTGTTGTGGGCTCCCACGGCCTTGAAGGCAGCCGAAACTCTGCAAAACAGATGCTTTTGTCAAAAGTTCTGCCTGCAAATAATATTGCGTTTTTCCGTTTTGACCACAGGGGATGCGGCGACAGCCAGGGAAGTTTTATCAAGGACACCAGTATTGAAAAGCGCGCAAGGGATTTTTGTGCGGCGGTGGGCCATGTTCTTGGAATGGGGGTTACATCAAACCGAATTGCCCTGTTTGGCTCCAGTATGGGTGGTGCCACCTGTATCAAGGCCTGGCATGATCTTGAACGTGCTGGATTCAGGATTCAGGGTGCTGTTTTATGCGCGGCCCCCGTGAATACCCGGACCATGAAAAGGATTCCTCTGACAGGCGATGACAATCGCCCTGCCCTTTCTTTGGATTTTTTCAAGGAAAACCTTTTGTATGATCTTTCCGACCAGGCAAAGGCGTTGCATCATGTCATGATTTTCCATGGCTGTGCCGATGAGGTGGTCCCGGTGGAAAATGCCGATATCCTCTACGCCGCCATGCACCCCCCCAAAGAAATGATCCTCCATGACGGGGGCGATCACCAGATGAAAAAGCGGGCACACCAGCAGGATTTTGAACTAAAAATGACCGCCTGGTATAAATCTGTATTCAATCTATAG
- a CDS encoding cold-shock protein, with the protein MANGTVKWFSESKGFGFIEQADGGNDVFVHHSGINAAGFKSLNEGEQVSYDIVQGPKGPAAANVTVI; encoded by the coding sequence ATGGCAAATGGTACTGTAAAATGGTTTAGCGAGTCAAAAGGTTTTGGATTTATTGAACAAGCAGATGGTGGCAACGACGTGTTTGTACATCATTCCGGTATCAATGCGGCTGGTTTTAAATCTCTCAATGAAGGTGAACAGGTTTCATACGACATTGTACAGGGTCCCAAAGGACCGGCAGCTGCAAATGTAACCGTGATTTAA
- a CDS encoding CinA family nicotinamide mononucleotide deamidase-related protein, translating to MTKGHVFSTGNEVLFGDTVDTNSAFLCRQLKRSGVTVIKTSAVRDDMTALVSEIKNIASAADVCVMTGGLGPTSDDLTAEALAKAARVKIKLDTAALSSMKKYFDKRGVPLIPANEKQAMLPEGAQFMENRHGTAPGFSMIIGNCRFFCMPGVPREMERMFDLKVRPQLNEITGQAGEIQVMRLMVFGMPESRVEKALSGFSVQFPGIHLGSRIRFPMIEVRLSRLKEVVSDSQKGLDGATEMNQAKQWVMEKIGPKVISDQGLTLAQEVGRLLTERGQTLSVAESCTGGLVAHLITDVPGASDYFLFSATTYANSAKEAILNVSRETLENNGAVDETTALEMATGVRAAGGSDWAVSTTGIAGPTGGSEDKPVGTVCIGVAGPLESYSQRFLLDRGDRERNKQLFAAMALEMLRKELVKK from the coding sequence ATGACCAAAGGCCATGTTTTTTCCACAGGCAATGAGGTGCTGTTTGGCGATACAGTAGACACCAACAGTGCATTTTTATGTAGGCAACTTAAACGTTCAGGGGTAACCGTAATCAAGACAAGTGCTGTGCGCGATGATATGACAGCCCTGGTCAGCGAGATTAAAAACATTGCATCTGCCGCAGATGTCTGTGTGATGACAGGCGGCCTTGGACCTACGTCTGATGATCTAACGGCCGAAGCCTTGGCCAAAGCGGCCAGGGTGAAAATTAAGTTGGATACTGCAGCCTTAAGTTCCATGAAAAAGTATTTTGATAAACGCGGGGTTCCCCTTATACCTGCCAATGAAAAACAGGCCATGCTGCCTGAAGGCGCTCAGTTTATGGAAAATCGTCATGGTACTGCTCCGGGATTTTCCATGATCATCGGCAATTGCCGGTTTTTTTGTATGCCTGGTGTCCCCAGGGAAATGGAACGAATGTTTGATTTGAAAGTCAGACCCCAATTGAATGAAATAACCGGGCAGGCCGGTGAAATTCAGGTCATGCGCCTGATGGTGTTCGGTATGCCTGAATCCAGAGTTGAGAAGGCGCTTTCCGGTTTCAGTGTGCAGTTTCCTGGAATTCATCTGGGTTCCAGGATCAGGTTCCCCATGATTGAGGTGAGACTCTCCCGGCTCAAAGAAGTGGTGTCCGATTCCCAAAAGGGTCTGGACGGTGCCACAGAGATGAATCAGGCTAAACAGTGGGTGATGGAAAAAATTGGGCCTAAAGTAATTTCAGACCAGGGACTGACCCTGGCCCAGGAAGTGGGGCGGCTTCTGACAGAGCGTGGGCAGACACTCAGTGTGGCTGAATCCTGTACCGGCGGACTTGTGGCGCACCTGATAACGGATGTGCCGGGTGCCTCTGACTATTTTTTGTTTTCAGCCACCACCTATGCCAATTCAGCCAAGGAAGCTATTCTTAACGTGTCCCGTGAAACCCTGGAAAATAATGGGGCGGTGGATGAAACCACTGCCCTTGAAATGGCAACCGGCGTCAGAGCCGCCGGCGGATCTGACTGGGCTGTATCCACTACGGGCATTGCAGGCCCGACCGGTGGGAGCGAAGATAAGCCTGTGGGGACTGTATGCATTGGGGTGGCAGGTCCTTTGGAATCGTATTCCCAAAGGTTTCTACTGGACCGCGGTGACCGTGAGCGCAACAAACAATTGTTTGCCGCTATGGCCCTTGAGATGCTGCGCAAGGAACTTGTGAAAAAATAA
- a CDS encoding B12-binding domain-containing radical SAM protein, producing the protein MLLLFPPVAKPCEPPAGIALLSSALKENGIDCKCVDANVDGLLWLINSVGKDKATDSWTRRALKNRAALLNDLGNPDLYTNFDRYHQRVYDLNRLVAVSVDRSRFKISLSDYSDNQLSSVDSTALLDSGALYQENPFFPYFEEKLRPVIESWDHPWIGISLCYLNQALVSFALAGWIRDNFPGKILVMGGGLVSSWMSRPDFNNPFSSLIDHLVKGEGESPLLALLGKPGIEKKHYVPDYGFADNHAYIAPAKILPFRGSIGCYWSKCRFCPEKAETRPYSTQRADRVLGDLDLMAENHNPEVVHFIDNAVTPAFLRALSRQTCTFKWYGFVRFEKDFADPQFCRALKQSGCEMLKLGLESGDQKVLEEMGKGTDLELASATLANLKAAGILTFVYLLFGTHYEDEAAAHRTLDYIKAHKSDIDYLNLSVFNLPKFSEDAKGLVTHEFYHGDLSLYLNFEHPWGWTRRNVKSFIDKEFKKQLGVGSRFRKNPAFFSSNHAMFFNNLD; encoded by the coding sequence ATGCTTTTGCTTTTCCCCCCTGTGGCAAAACCCTGTGAACCGCCAGCCGGTATTGCACTTTTGTCATCTGCATTAAAAGAAAACGGTATCGACTGCAAATGTGTTGACGCCAATGTTGACGGCCTTTTATGGCTGATCAACTCCGTGGGCAAAGACAAGGCAACCGATTCCTGGACCCGGCGGGCGCTGAAAAACAGAGCAGCCCTTTTAAATGACCTTGGTAATCCTGATCTGTACACCAATTTTGACCGCTACCACCAGCGGGTCTATGACCTGAATCGGCTGGTGGCCGTATCCGTAGATCGATCAAGATTCAAAATCAGCTTAAGTGACTATTCGGACAACCAGCTCTCTTCGGTGGACTCAACGGCCTTGCTTGACAGTGGCGCATTATACCAGGAAAATCCTTTTTTTCCATATTTTGAAGAAAAACTTCGTCCTGTAATAGAATCCTGGGACCACCCCTGGATCGGCATCTCCCTTTGCTATCTCAACCAGGCCCTGGTCAGTTTTGCCCTGGCTGGATGGATCAGGGATAATTTTCCGGGTAAAATACTTGTCATGGGCGGGGGATTGGTCTCTTCCTGGATGAGCCGTCCTGATTTTAATAACCCTTTTTCAAGTCTGATTGATCATCTGGTCAAGGGGGAGGGAGAATCTCCTTTGCTCGCGCTGCTTGGAAAGCCTGGCATTGAAAAAAAGCACTATGTGCCGGATTACGGGTTTGCCGATAACCATGCTTATATTGCCCCGGCAAAAATTTTGCCTTTCAGGGGATCCATCGGGTGTTACTGGAGCAAATGCCGTTTTTGTCCTGAAAAAGCTGAAACGCGTCCCTATTCGACCCAGCGGGCCGATCGAGTGCTTGGGGATCTTGACTTAATGGCCGAAAATCACAATCCTGAGGTTGTGCATTTTATTGACAATGCGGTGACGCCTGCGTTTTTGCGCGCACTTTCCAGGCAGACGTGTACTTTTAAGTGGTACGGGTTTGTCCGGTTTGAAAAGGATTTTGCTGACCCCCAATTTTGCCGGGCCCTTAAGCAAAGCGGATGTGAGATGCTTAAACTCGGGCTTGAATCCGGCGACCAGAAGGTTCTGGAGGAAATGGGAAAGGGCACGGATCTTGAACTTGCGTCAGCAACCCTTGCCAATCTTAAAGCCGCAGGAATTCTTACTTTTGTATATTTGCTTTTCGGCACCCATTATGAAGATGAGGCGGCAGCCCACCGCACCCTGGATTATATCAAGGCGCATAAATCAGATATTGACTATCTGAATCTGTCGGTGTTTAATTTGCCTAAGTTCAGCGAAGATGCCAAAGGTCTTGTGACCCATGAATTTTACCATGGAGACCTTTCCTTGTATCTTAATTTTGAACACCCCTGGGGCTGGACCCGCCGTAATGTAAAGTCGTTTATTGATAAAGAGTTTAAAAAACAGCTGGGTGTGGGGTCCCGGTTCAGGAAAAACCCGGCTTTTTTTTCATCCAACCATGCCATGTTTTTTAATAACTTAGACTGA
- a CDS encoding anthranilate synthase component I family protein has translation MILDRLPDKDQFIKLAQSANVIPVATRVLADSDTPVSILQKCYEKDKACFLLESVEGGERWGRYSFLGVAAFGHIKIFKTHVLVETRHDTKKIDHDNDPLSVMRDVIKKFTPADIPDLPRFWSGITGYFTYEMVSFFENIDVSLPEGTPYGHFIIPEQMIIFDNIKQTLTCLNICYLSKTDDPATVYDNARNDVDMLVKNLGKPFVPGPALPVADTQLVPETSAEEYMEGVKIIKEHIVEGDIFQAVYSQPFSCTTTVDPVMIYRAQRYINPSPYMFFMNFTDRVIAGSSPETMVRLENRVATLRPIAGTRPRGKSEQTDRTLADDLLNDEKEKAEHVMLIDLGRNDLGRVAQAGTVQVTDTMVIERYSHVMHLVSNITCDLKDECDAFDLFKATFPAGTLSGAPKIRAMEIIGKLENRQRGVYGGAAGYISFTGNMDFAITIRTAVMENDTLTVQAGAGIVYDSDPETELKECINKAKSVEMALKLALSQSPKG, from the coding sequence ATGATATTAGACAGACTGCCGGACAAAGACCAATTTATCAAACTTGCCCAATCCGCAAATGTCATACCTGTGGCCACAAGGGTGCTTGCAGACAGTGATACACCCGTATCCATTCTGCAAAAATGCTATGAAAAGGACAAGGCGTGCTTTCTTTTAGAAAGTGTGGAGGGTGGCGAGCGCTGGGGCCGATACAGTTTTCTTGGGGTTGCCGCCTTTGGGCATATCAAAATTTTTAAAACCCATGTCCTTGTGGAAACCCGTCACGACACAAAAAAAATTGATCATGACAACGATCCTTTAAGCGTGATGCGGGACGTTATCAAAAAATTCACCCCTGCTGATATCCCGGATTTACCGCGGTTCTGGAGCGGGATCACCGGCTACTTTACCTATGAGATGGTTTCTTTTTTTGAAAATATTGACGTTTCCCTGCCCGAGGGCACCCCATACGGCCATTTTATCATTCCCGAGCAGATGATCATCTTTGACAACATCAAACAGACACTGACCTGCCTGAACATCTGTTACCTGTCCAAGACTGACGATCCGGCCACGGTCTATGATAATGCCAGAAATGACGTTGATATGCTTGTAAAAAATTTAGGAAAACCGTTTGTTCCCGGGCCCGCTCTCCCTGTTGCCGATACACAGCTTGTACCTGAAACATCGGCCGAAGAATACATGGAAGGGGTTAAAATCATCAAGGAACATATTGTGGAGGGAGATATTTTCCAGGCTGTATACTCCCAGCCCTTTTCATGCACAACAACGGTTGATCCCGTAATGATCTACAGGGCCCAGCGTTACATCAATCCGTCGCCTTATATGTTTTTCATGAATTTCACGGACCGGGTCATTGCAGGCTCTTCCCCTGAAACCATGGTGCGCCTTGAAAACCGGGTGGCAACCCTTCGGCCCATTGCCGGAACCCGGCCCCGGGGCAAAAGCGAACAAACGGACCGGACCCTGGCCGATGATTTGCTTAATGATGAAAAGGAAAAGGCAGAGCATGTCATGCTCATTGACCTTGGCCGAAATGATCTTGGTCGGGTGGCCCAGGCCGGAACGGTCCAGGTGACGGACACCATGGTCATTGAACGCTATTCCCATGTCATGCACCTGGTTTCCAATATCACCTGTGACCTGAAAGATGAGTGCGACGCCTTTGATCTTTTCAAGGCCACTTTTCCGGCAGGCACCTTGTCCGGTGCGCCTAAAATTCGGGCCATGGAGATCATTGGAAAGCTTGAGAACCGTCAACGAGGTGTCTATGGTGGGGCTGCCGGGTATATCTCCTTTACCGGCAACATGGATTTTGCCATCACCATCCGCACCGCTGTCATGGAAAACGACACATTAACCGTCCAGGCAGGGGCAGGCATTGTCTACGATTCAGATCCTGAAACCGAATTGAAAGAATGCATCAACAAGGCAAAAAGTGTTGAAATGGCATTAAAACTTGCTCTGTCACAAAGCCCAAAAGGATAG
- a CDS encoding anthranilate synthase component II, translating into MKTAIIDNYDSFTFNLVHYVLHTGAQAEVFRNDKISVEELEKLGFDAIILSPGPGRPEDAGICLELVQKLSGKIPILGVCLGHQTIAQSFGGTIIHAKTIMHGKTSVVEANGKHIFSGINKPFNVMRYHSLAVQESDLPDCLEVTARTLDGEIMGIKHKTHPTQGVQFHPESFMTTVGKRLIRNFIKGA; encoded by the coding sequence ATGAAAACCGCCATAATAGACAACTACGATTCCTTTACCTTTAACCTGGTGCACTATGTACTGCACACAGGCGCCCAGGCAGAGGTTTTCAGAAATGATAAGATCAGTGTGGAAGAACTTGAGAAATTAGGGTTTGACGCCATTATCCTGTCACCAGGGCCAGGCAGGCCTGAAGATGCGGGCATCTGCCTTGAACTGGTACAAAAGCTGTCAGGAAAAATTCCCATTCTTGGTGTGTGTTTAGGTCACCAGACCATTGCCCAGAGTTTTGGCGGCACCATTATCCATGCCAAGACCATTATGCATGGCAAAACTTCCGTGGTGGAAGCAAACGGCAAACACATTTTTTCAGGCATCAATAAGCCCTTTAATGTGATGCGTTACCACTCCCTGGCGGTTCAGGAATCAGACCTGCCCGACTGTCTGGAAGTGACGGCCAGAACCCTGGACGGAGAAATTATGGGTATAAAACACAAAACGCACCCCACCCAGGGGGTTCAGTTCCATCCGGAATCTTTCATGACCACCGTGGGAAAACGGTTGATCAGAAATTTTATCAAAGGAGCATGA